A window of bacterium genomic DNA:
ACGATTGGACGCCCCAGTCCTCCGGGATAACCACCACCCTCAACGGCGTCTCTGTCTTCCGGGAAGACGGCAATTTGCACCTTTACGCCGTGGGGCAAAACGGCGTGGGGCTCCACTCCCCGAACGGCGGAGCGACCTGGAGCCGGTTCGACGACATGTTCGTAGACAACCCCCTCAACGCGGTGGCAACGCCCTTCAGCGCCGACCGGGTCATCGCCGTCGGCAATGTCTACGCCATCGTGGGCACCACCACCGGCACCGATTGGAACGTCATCTACCGGATTGGAAACCGCCTGGAGAGCGTGGCCGCCAGCGGCCCGTACCCGGCCTGGGTGGTGGCCGTCGGTCAGTACGGATTCATCATGCGCAGCCCGGACCACGGCCGCTCCTGGGCCTACGGACGCTCCGGCTTATCGGACAACCTCAAGGACGTCGCGCACATATCGGGGGACGACTTCGTCGCCTGCGGCGTCAACGGCGCCGTCATCAAATCCACCGACGGCGGTTACAACTGGACGGACGTCTCCGGTAACCTCCCCACCCGCAACTGGTACGGATTAGACGTGCTGGACGAGAACACCTGGTTCATCTGCGGGTCCAACCTGGGCATCTACTACACCACCAACGGGGGGAGCTCCTGGAGTCAGGATTCGACCGGCGCCAACTTCAACTTCTACTCCATCGCCATGCAGGATTCCTCCAACGGTTGGGCCGTGGGCGCGACCGACGGCAGCTACGCCATCGTGTACCGGAAGACGGCGGGCGCCTGGACCCGGTTTTCCACCGGTCTGGGCTCCGCGAACTGCGACATGCTGGACGTGGACGTTAAAAGCGGCACCCAGGCCTGGATGGTCGGCCAAAACGGGAGCGTCTACTATCTCTACTCCAGCGGCACCCAGTGGCGCAAGGTCTACGGCCTGGCCGACGTGGACTACCGGAGTGTGTCCTTCATGAACGAGGACGAGGGCTGGATCGTGGGCGACGAGGGAAACATCTACGCCTCGACGAACGGCGGCGTGAGCTACGTCTTCGAGGACAACGGGGCCCACGACGATTCACTCGATGTCTACGGCGTCTACTTCTGGGAAAACGCGCCGAGCTACGGCCACGGGTGGGCCGTCGGCGAGCTAAACTGCCGCCTCCTCTACGACGACTTCTCCCCGGTGGAGCTCGTTGACTTCACCGGCCGCGACACCGAAGAGGGCGTCCTTTTGAGCTGGGTGCTCGGGGGCGACATCCCCGCCGGGTTCGAGGCGTACCGGCGTGAGCGAGGCTCCGCGGATTGGGCCCTGCTGAACGAGGCGCTCCTCCCGTCGCAGAGCTCGCGCTACCTCGACCGCGACACGCGGGCCGGGACCATCTACGAGTACCGGCTCACCGTCGTCGAGACTTCAGGCGCCCGGACCGACTTCGGGCCCGTCGAGGTCCGCCGCGAGGGGCCGACGGACGCGCGCACCGTCCTCCACGCCGCCTACCCGAACCCGGCTGAATCCGGCGGCGCGGTGAACCTTATGCTGGAGCTCACCTCGGCGCAGAACGTCGTCCTGGCGGTGTACGACCTCGCGGGGCGGCGGGTGGCGACCCTGGCGGATGGGGAGCTCGCGGCGGGGCGGCACGCGATTGTGTGGTCCACCGCCGGCGTGGCGCCGGGCGTTTACGAATGCCGGATGACCGCCGGGGACGGGGTCTATAGCACCCGCCTGGTCGTGACGCGGTAGCCGAGCGGGCGGTCGGCGTCAGAGCGAGAATTGCCGCGCCAAGGCGCGCGAGGTGATAAGCCGAACCAATAAGACAAGGGGTTTAAACCCCTTGTAGAAACGCGCAAGGGGCTGAAGCCCCTTGTCTCAGACCAGCCGAGGGGCTAAAAAGACAAGGGGTTTTAACCCCTTGTTCAAGAAGACCGGCTTAGTCAAATAAAGGGCGGGACAAGAGCCCCGCCCGTGCAATGACGGCATTTCAGCCCCGACTGCCGATAATTCCAAAACTTACATCAGTGCGCCGCACTCCGAGCAGAACTTTACACCTTCATTCATCAACGTCAGGGCGCCGCATTTGGAGCACCTTACCTTTACGACCTCCCTGCCTCCGCTCACCGCCGCCAACATATCCTTGTGCTCCTTCTCGCGCCTCGCAATCTCGAGCCTCTCCATCGCCTCCTTACGCTCCTTTTGCTCCTGCTCGCGCTTCGCCCCCTCTATCTCCTCCTTATTCTCCTGCTCGCGCTGCGCCGCCGCTATCTTCTCCCTATTCTCCTGCTCATACTTCTTCACCCGCGCTATCCTATCCTCATCCACCTCGCGCATCAACGCCGCTGCATGCTCATGAATCTCCTGATGGCGCCTCTCAGACTCGCGCTCCCTCGCCATCACCTTTTGCTCCTTCTCGCGGCTCTCCATCATATCCTTATGCTCATACTCGCGCTTCGCCTTACTGTTCGCCACGGCTACAATAATGACC
This region includes:
- a CDS encoding YCF48-related protein; this encodes DWTPQSSGITTTLNGVSVFREDGNLHLYAVGQNGVGLHSPNGGATWSRFDDMFVDNPLNAVATPFSADRVIAVGNVYAIVGTTTGTDWNVIYRIGNRLESVAASGPYPAWVVAVGQYGFIMRSPDHGRSWAYGRSGLSDNLKDVAHISGDDFVACGVNGAVIKSTDGGYNWTDVSGNLPTRNWYGLDVLDENTWFICGSNLGIYYTTNGGSSWSQDSTGANFNFYSIAMQDSSNGWAVGATDGSYAIVYRKTAGAWTRFSTGLGSANCDMLDVDVKSGTQAWMVGQNGSVYYLYSSGTQWRKVYGLADVDYRSVSFMNEDEGWIVGDEGNIYASTNGGVSYVFEDNGAHDDSLDVYGVYFWENAPSYGHGWAVGELNCRLLYDDFSPVELVDFTGRDTEEGVLLSWVLGGDIPAGFEAYRRERGSADWALLNEALLPSQSSRYLDRDTRAGTIYEYRLTVVETSGARTDFGPVEVRREGPTDARTVLHAAYPNPAESGGAVNLMLELTSAQNVVLAVYDLAGRRVATLADGELAAGRHAIVWSTAGVAPGVYECRMTAGDGVYSTRLVVTR